From Pangasianodon hypophthalmus isolate fPanHyp1 chromosome 30, fPanHyp1.pri, whole genome shotgun sequence, a single genomic window includes:
- the LOC117596553 gene encoding tripartite motif-containing protein 16, with translation MAEASISVDQDQFICPVCLDLLKDPVTIHCGHSFCKVCINDCWDQEDQSGVYSCPQCRDTFTPRPVLRRNNMLAEVVEKLKKETEVQAASPAHCYAGPGDVECDFCNRRKRKAVKSCLMCLASVCETHLKSHLEIPALKKHKLVEASGNLQEKICSEHDKVLEIYCRTDQSFICYLCMTDEHKSHDTVSVKAYRTEKQSEVKEEQMKSQQRIQEKQKKVQELKQAVNTIKLSAQTAVEDSERIFTELISSMEKKRSEVTELIRAQEKTEVSRAERLLEQLEQEIADLQRRVTELEQLSHTHDHIHFLQEIKALVSGHHSPQTARPDFQSDLCEDSPRITVNQHLSFDGVRKSLSDLKKRLEEFCQMEFIKISEHGKRSCSCWSEGNHFISVSTVEDVQILLSDPKSRDEFLKYFCDLTLDPNTVNYYLILSEKNRVVTSSDIKQPYSDHPERYDSWQQVLCKEIVCGRCYWEVEWSSEERVSISVSYKDISRKGWGYECGFGYNAQSWSLRCSSSSSLSFWHNSIMTELSVPSSSRIGVYVDHSAGTLSFYSVSDTMTLLHRVHTTFTRPLYAGFRLYWNGFSKSASTVRLCDLK, from the exons ATGGCCGAGGCCAGTATTTCAGTAGATCAGGATCAGTTCATCTGTCCAGTCTGTCtggatctactgaaggatccagtgACTATCCActgtggtcacagtttctgtaaggtgtgtattaatgactgctgggatcaggaggatcaGAGCGGAGTTTatagctgtcctcagtgcagagacactttcactccaaggcctgttctacgcagaaacaacatgctggctgaagtggtggagaaactgaagaaggaGACTGAAGTtcaagctgcttctcctgctcactgttacgctggacctggagatgtggagtgtgatttctgcaacAGGAGAAAACGCAAAGCCGTCAAAtcctgtctgatgtgtctgGCTTCAGTTTGTGAAACTCATTTAAAATCTCATCTTGAAATTCCTGCTTTGAAAAAGCACAAGTTAGTGGAAGCCTCTGGAAATctacaagagaagatctgctctgaGCATGATAAAGTGCTggagatctactgtcgtactgacCAAAGCTTCATCTGTTATCTGTGTATGACGGATGAACACAAAAGCCATGACACCGTCTCAGTTAAAGCATacagaactgaaaaacag AGTGAGGTAaaggaggagcagatgaaatcccagcagagaatccaggagaagcagaagaaggtgcaggagctgaaacaggctgtgaacactataaag ctgagtgcacagacagcagtggaggacagtgagaggatctttactgagctgatcagctccatggagaaaaagcgctcggaggtgacggagctgatcagagctcaggagaagacTGAAgtgagtcgagctgaacgactcctggagcaactggagcaggagattgctgatcttcagaggagagtcactgagctggagcagctttcacacacacacgatcacatccatttcctccaggaaataaag GCTTTAGTCTCTGGCCATCACTCTCCCCAAACTGCTAGACCAGATTTTCAGTCTGATCTCTGTGAGGACTCACCCCGCATCACTGTcaatcaacatctctcatttgatggagtgaggaaatCTCTCTCTGATCTGAAAAAGAGACTCGAGGAATTCTGCCAGATGGAATTCATCAAAATCTCTGAACATGGTAAGAGGAGCTGCTCCTGCTGGAGTGAGGGAA accattttatttctgtctccaCAGTTGAGGACGTTCAGATTTTACTCTCAGATCCAAAGAGCAGAGACGAGTTTCTGAAAT ATTTCTGTgatctgactctggatcccaacACAGTAAATTATTACCTCATTctgtctgagaagaacagagtggTGACGAGCAGTGATATAAAGCAGCCgtactctgatcatccagagagatATGACTCCTGGCAAcaggtgttgtgtaaggagattgtgtgtggacgctgttactgggaggtggagtggagcaGTGAGGAGCGTGTGTCcatatcagtctcatataaagacatcagcaGGAAAGGATGGGGTTATGAGTGTGGGTTTGGATACAACGCTCAGTCCTGGAGTCTGcggtgttcttcttcttcttctctctctttctggcaCAACAGCATTATGACTGAGCTCAGTgttccatcatcctccagaataggagtgtatgtggatcacagtgcaggaactctgtccttctacagcgtctctgacacgatgacgctcctccacagagtccacaccacattcactcggCCTCTATACGCTGGGTTTAGGCTCTACTGGAATGGTTTTTCTAAATCAGCATCCACAGTGAGGTTGTGTGATCTAAAATAA